The following coding sequences are from one Plasmodium knowlesi strain H genome assembly, chromosome: 9 window:
- a CDS encoding phenylalanine--tRNA ligase beta subunit, putative, with the protein MPTISVYEEDIIEKLGEKIEEEKLNDICFEFGIEIDDIEYKGGKKIYKIEVPANRYDLVCVEGLCRALKSFIGKYENIKYALLTNSEEACMKEKHFMRVDESVDERRSYVVSAVLKNVKINESVYNNIIELQEKLHHNLGKKRVLLAIGIHDYDKINFPVTYKFEEKEKINFIPLNETKNVNGNNFLKFYEENINLKSYLKIIKDFDKFPVIVDADNQILSLPPIINCDHTKITYDTKNLFIECTAIDKNKAEIAVNIICSMLSEYCTPKYAIHSFFVQYDRKHKAEKGNGYLYPVFKNKSLTCHIDYVRKLSGILDLSVKDVEPLLKKMMISSKVIDSSTFTVDVPFYRSDIMHCCDIVEDIAIAYGYGNIVSEKIEIAKKNSLSAYTELFRNVLSECTYTEVMTNALLSKRENYDCMLRKPRDYNDDRINLDEYNPLAPPVQIMNSKTSEYEIVRTSLIVNMLKFVSANKHRELPLRFFEIGDVSYTTYNKTDTNAVNKRYLSVIFADKFTAGLEEAHGMLETVLKEFQLFSDYKIEEKRKENVAIRSDVFYKLVPKEDPSFLNERVVDIVLCPHNLKFGIMGIIHPKVLENFSIDIPVSVIEINIETIMDVLMI; encoded by the exons ATGCCGACGATTTCCGTGTACGAAGAAGACATTATAGAAAAGTTGGGTGAAAAAatcgaagaggaaaaactgaaTGATATATGCTTCGAATTCGGAATAGAAATTGATGATATAGAATACaaaggtgggaaaaaaatttacaaaattgaagTGCCGGCTAACAGGTACGATTTGGTATGTGTGGAGGGGTTATGTAGAGCGCTGAAAAGTTTTATAGGGAAATATGAAAACATCAAGTATGCCCTCTTAACAAATAGTGAAGAGGCCTgtatgaaggaaaagcacTTCATGCGAGTGGACGAATCGGTGGACGAACGCAGAAGTTACGTCGTCTCCGCGGtgttgaaaaatgtaaaaattaatgaaagtGTATACAATAACATTATAGAATTGCAGGAAAAGTTACATCATaatttgggaaaaaagagagttTTGCTGGCGATAGGAATTCACGATTATGACAAGATAAATTTTCCTGTGACATACAAAtttgaagagaaggaaaaaataaattttattcctctgaatgaaacgaaaaatgtgaatggaaataattttctaaaattttatgaagaaaatataaatttaaaatcttatttaaaaattatcaagGACTTTGATAAATTTCCAGTCATCGTTGATGCAGACAATCAGATATTATCCCTTCCTCCAATTATCAATTGTGATCATACGAAAATTACTTACGACACCAAGAATTTATTTATTGAATGCACAGCCATCGATAAGAACAAAGCGGAAATAGCTGTTAACATTATTTGTTCCATGTTGTCAGAATACTGCACACCAAAGTATGCTATTCACTCGTTCTTCGTCCAGTATGATAGAAAACACAAGGCGGAGAAAGGAAATGGCTATTTATATCCAgtttttaagaacaaaagTTTAACGTGCCATATAGACTATGTAAGAAAATTGTCTGGCATTTTAGATCTTTCCGTGAAGGATGTCGAGccattgttaaaaaaaatgatgatatCGTCCAAGGTTATTGATAGCAGTACATTCACTGTGGATGTGCCCTTTTACAGATCAGATATAATGCACTGCTGTGATATAGTCGAAGATATAGCCATCGCATACGGGTATGGAAACATTGTatcggaaaaaattgaaattgcaaaaaagaattcaCTAAGTGCATACACGGAGTTGTTCAGAAATGTTCTGTCTGAGTGTACCTACACAGAGGTGATGACAAATGCTTTGCTATCGAAGAGGGAAAACTACGATTGTATGTTGAGGAAACCTCGCGACTATAACGACGACAGGATAAACTTAGATGAGTACAACCCCCTGGCTCCCCCAGTTCAAATCATGAACTCCAAAACGTCTGAATACGAAATTGTTAGAACATCACTAATTGTAAATATGTTAAAGTTCGTATCCGCAAATAAGCACAGGGAACTTCCCTTGCGATTCTTTGAAATTGGAGATGTTTCGTACACGACGTATAACAAAACGGATACCAACGCTGTGAATAAGAGGTACTTATCCGTTATCTTTGCCGATAAGTTCACGGCTGGGCTGGAGGAAGCGCACGGAATGCTAGAAACTGTTTTGAAGGAATTCCAGCTTTTCAGTGATTACAAAATTgaggagaagaggaaggagaatGTGGCCATTCGGTCGGATGTATTCTACAAGTTGGTGCCTAAGGAAG ATCCCTCCTTCCTGAACGAGCGTGTAGTTGACATTGTCTTGTGCCCACACAATTTGAAGTTTGGAATTATGGGCATAATTCACCCGAAGGTTTTGGAAAATTTCTCTATCGACATTCCAG TATCCGTCATAGAGATAAACATAGAAACGATAATGGACGTTCTGATGATTTGa
- a CDS encoding syntaxin, putative — translation MSYSTKKKESKKTIQKNANNFEFSADIQNDISIIQSYTLRISKINENEVCSVESSEKVQEIVQEGKVKIQEIQRKIKSYSNSAENVPPDERMRMKLMLQKLSNSYLAAVNNFQSASKNYINKTVLNDMLSKNINPSSNNLEYDSLTNFSRSSDSKYESSRDKFNVNIYDFNFNENDNYDGNYAPVPWGMEKSSTGKKMKKKYKSNIFTGSKKSEVNEYLLQNDAYGGDDAYLGNGGYGPNVNLEDPPQEKEFVSVKTVDIENEILSQKNKEIKKLHKDIINIQELYKELFDQVNIQGESIDNIDSQIITTHDNIIMSGREIEITRNRYFRSIRCMGFLFFVLVILIIIILVVFRVI, via the exons ATGTCATAttcaacaaaaaagaaggagagtaAAAAGACTATTCAGAAAAATGCGAACAACTTTGAATTTAGCGCGGACATTCAAAATGACATTAGCATAATACAATCCTACACCTTACGGATCTCAAAAATT aatgaaaatgaagtTTGTTCCGTTGAGAGTTCGGAGAAAGT CCAAGAAATTGTGCAGGagggaaaagtgaaaatcCAGGAAATCCAGAGAAAGATCAAGAGTTATTCTAATAGTGCAGAAAATGTCCCTCCAGACGAAAGG ATGCGAATGAAGCTCATGCTGCAGAAGCTGTCCAACTCATACTTAGCAGCGGTAAACAATTTCCAAAGTGCatcaaaaaattatattaacaAAACAGTTCTAAATGACATGctatcaaaaaatataaacccaTCGAGTAATAATTTGGAATACGATTCTCTCACGAACTTCTCTCGAAGCAGTGATTCAAAATATGAATCCAGTAGAGACAAATTTAATGTGAACATTTatgattttaattttaacgAGAATGATAATTATGATGGGAATTATGCCCCCGTTCCCTGGGGTATGGAAAAATCAAgtacgggaaaaaaaatgaagaagaaatataaaagtaatatttttacggggAGCAAAAAAAGCGAAGTTAATGAATATCTCCTGCAGAATGATGCATACGGGGGGGATGATGCCTACTTGGGTAATGGTGGATATGGGCCAAATGTAAATTTGGAAGATCCCCCACAGGAGAAGGAATTCGTTTCTGTAAAAACGGTAGATattgaaaatgaaattttaagtcagaaaaataaggaaataaagaaattacATAAAGACATAATAAACATACAAGAGCTATACAAGGAGTTATTTGACCAAGTAAATATTCAAGGAGAAAGCATCGACAACATAGACTCTCAAATAATTACCACCCATGATAACATTATTATGTCGGGTCGAGAAATTGAAATAACGAGGAACAGGTACTTTAGGAGCATCCGGTGCATgggcttccttttttttgttctagtAATTTTgataataattattttggTTGTCTTTAGGGTTATATGA